A stretch of the Equus caballus isolate H_3958 breed thoroughbred chromosome X, TB-T2T, whole genome shotgun sequence genome encodes the following:
- the UBQLN2 gene encoding ubiquilin-2: protein MAENGESSGPPRPSRGPASAQGPASAPAEPKIIKVTVKTPKEKEEFAVPENSSVQQFKEAISKRFKSQTDQLVLIFAGKILKDQDTLIQHGIHDGLTVHLVIKSQNRPQGQSTQPSNAAGTNTTSPSTPRNNSTPLSTNSNPFGLGSLGGLAGLSSLGLSSTNFSELQNQMQQQLLSSPEMMIQIMENPFVQSMLSNPDLMRQLIMANPQMQQLIQRNPEISHLLNNPDIMRQTLEIARNPAMMQEMMRNQDLALSNLESIPGGYNALRRMYTDIQEPMLNAAQEQFGGNPFASVGSSSSSGEGTQPSRTENRDPLPNPWAPPPATQSSATTSTTSSSGSGSGSGSGSSSTSATGNTVAAANYVASIFSTPGMQSLLQQITENPQLIQNMLSAPYMRSMMQSLSQNPDLAAQMMLNSPVFTANPQLQEQMRPQLPAFLQQMQNPDTLSAMSNPRAMQALMQIQQGLQTLATEAPGLIPSFAPGVGVGVLGTAIGPVGPVTPIGPIGPIVPFTPIGPIGPIGPTGPAGPPGSTGSGGPPGPTISSSAPSETTSPISESGPNQQFIQQMVQALAGANPPQLPNPEVRFQQQLEQLNAMGFLNREANLQALIATGGDINAAIERLLGSQPS, encoded by the coding sequence ATGGCTGAGAACGGCGAGAGCAGCGGCCCCCCGCGCCCCTCCCGTGGCCCTGCTTCGGCCCAAGGCCCTGCCTCTGCTCCGGCCGAGCCCAAAATCATCAAAGTCACTGTGAAGACCcccaaagagaaagaggagttcGCGGTGCCCGAGAATAGCTCAGTCCAGCAGTTTAAGGAAGCGATTTCGAAACGCTTCAAATCCCAAACCGATCAGCTAGTGCTGATTTTTGCcggaaaaatcttaaaagatcaAGATACCTTGATCCAGCACGGCATCCATGATGGACTGACTGTTCACCTTGTCATCAAAAGCCAGAACCGACCTCAGGGCCAGTCCACACAGCCTAGTAATGCCGCGGGAACTAATACTACCTCCCCGTCGACTCCCAGGAATAACTCCACACCTCTTTCCACAAATAGCAACCCATTTGGTTTGGGGAGCCTGGGAGGACTTGCAGGCCTTAGCAGCCTGGGCTTGAGCTCAACcaacttctctgagctccagaacCAGATGCAGCAGCAGCTCCTGTCCAGCCCTGAGATGATGATCCAAATCATGGAAAATCCCTTTGTTCAGAGCATGCTTTCGAATCCTGATCTAATGAGGCAGCTCATTATGGCCAATCCACAGATGCAACAGTTGATTCAGAGAAACCCAGAAATCAGTCACCTGCTCAACAACCCAGATATAATGAGGCAGACCCTGGAAATAGCCAGGAATCCAGCCATGATGCAAGAGATGATGAGAAATCAGGACCTGGCTCTCAGCAATCTCGAAAGCATCCCAGGTGGCTACAATGCCCTGCGGCGCATGTACACTGACATTCAAGAACCCATGCTGAATGCCGCACAAGAGCAGTTTGGGGGTAATCCATTTGCCTCGGTGGGGAGCAGTTCTTCCTCCGGGGAAGGCACGCAGCCTTCTCGCACAGAAAATCGAGATCCACTACCCAATCCATGGGCACCACCACCGGCTACCCAGAGTTCTGCGACCACCAGCACAACCTCaagcagtggcagtggcagtggcagtgggtcTGGTAGTAGCTCCACCAGTGCTACCGGGAACACCGTGGCTGCAGCCAATTATGTTGCCAGCATCTTCAGTACCCCAGGAATGCAGAGCTTACTGCAACAGATAACTGAAAACCCCCAGCTGATCCAGAATATGCTGTCTGCGCCCTACATGAGAAGCATGATGCAGTCGCTGAGCCAGAATCCAGATTTGGCTGCACAGATGATGCTGAATAGCCCCGTGTTTACTGCAAATCCTCAGCTGCAGGAGCAGATGCGTCCCCAGCTCCCGGCTTTCCTACAGCAGATGCAGAATCCAGACACACTCTCAGCTATGTCAAACCCAAGAGCAATGCAGGCTTTAATGCAGATCCAGCAGGGGCTACAGACATTAGCCACTGAAGCACCTGGCCTCATTCCAAGCTTCGCTCCAGGTgtaggggtgggggtgctgggaaCCGCTATAGGCCCTGTAGGCCCAGTCACACCCATAGGCCCTATAGGCCCAATAGTCCCATTTACACCCATAGGCCCCATTGGGCCCATAGGACCCACTGGCCCTGCAGGTCCACCTGGCTCCACTGGCTCTGGCGGCCCCCCTGGGCCCACCATATCTAGTTCTGCACCCAGTGAAACCACAAGCCCAATATCAGAATCTGGACCCAACCAGCAGTTCATTCAGCAAATGGTGCAGGCTCTGGCTGGAGCAAATCCTCCACAGCTGCCGAATCCAGAAGTCAGATTTCAGCAACAACTGGAACAGCTCAACGCCATGGGGTTCTTAAACCGTGAAGCAAACTTGCAGGCTCTAATAGCAACAGGAGGCGACATCAATGCTGCCATTGAGAGGCTGCTGGGCTCCCAGCCATCGTAA